The following DNA comes from bacterium.
GCCGAGGCAGATGGCCTTGATCACGTCCGTGCCGCGGCGGATGCCGCCGTCGAGCAGCACCTCCGCACGGCCGTCGACCGCGGCCACAACCTCGGGGAGCGCGCGCAGCGTCGCCGGCGACGACTCGAGCTGCCGGCCGCCGTGGTTCGAGACGACGACGCCAGCCGCACCCGCGTCGACCGCGCGCCTGGCGTCCTCCGCGGTCAGCACGCCCTTGAACACGATCGGTCCGGGCCAGACTTCTCGGATCCAGCCGAGATCGTCCCAGGTGAACGACGTCCGGATGAGACTGCCGACGTCGCGCAGCTTCATCGGGCCCACGCCCGGCGTGACGATGTTGGGCAGCGTATGGACCCCACCGTCCAGCAGAAAGTCGATGAGCCACCCCGGGTGCGCCAGGATGCCGGGGAGGTACGGAATCTTTGCGAATGGGTTGTCGCCGAGCAGAACGGAGGTGTGGTTGTGATGGTCGCGCTCGCGCATCCCGATCACGTACGTGTCGATCGTGATGGCAAGCACGGAGAAGCCCGCCGCGCGGGCCCGCGTCAGCACGTCGATCCCCGCCTCGCGGCCGCCGGTCAGATACAGCTGGAACCACGCGGGGCCCCGGGTGGCGGCCTTCACGTCCTCGAGCGGGTGCCCGGACGCCGTGGAGAGGATGAAGGCCGTGCCGGCCTCGCCCGCGGCACGGGCCGCGGCGACCTCGCCCTTCGGATGGAACATCCGGCAGTACCCTACCGGCGCGAGCAGGACGGGCAGCGCCATGTCCTGGCCGAGCACGCGGGTGCGGAGGTCGACCTCCGGGACGGCCACGCCGTGCCGCGGCCGGAACGTGACCTCTTCGAAGGCGCGGCGGTTCTCGCGGAGCGTCACCTCGTCCTCGGCGCCGCCGTCGACGTAATCGAAGATCGGCTTCGGCAGCCGCCGCTGCGCCATGAGCCGCAGGTCGGCGATGTTGACGGCGCGGGCCACGTTCGCCATCGTTCCAAACACCCCCCGGTGTCGTGCGGCCGGCCGCTCAGCGGCCGGCTGTGATCTCCGCCTGAATCGCGCGCCACGCCTCGCGGGCCTCGTCGATCGAGCCTTCGTCTTCGATCGTCGAGACGTCGCCC
Coding sequences within:
- a CDS encoding alpha-hydroxy acid oxidase is translated as MANVARAVNIADLRLMAQRRLPKPIFDYVDGGAEDEVTLRENRRAFEEVTFRPRHGVAVPEVDLRTRVLGQDMALPVLLAPVGYCRMFHPKGEVAAARAAGEAGTAFILSTASGHPLEDVKAATRGPAWFQLYLTGGREAGIDVLTRARAAGFSVLAITIDTYVIGMRERDHHNHTSVLLGDNPFAKIPYLPGILAHPGWLIDFLLDGGVHTLPNIVTPGVGPMKLRDVGSLIRTSFTWDDLGWIREVWPGPIVFKGVLTAEDARRAVDAGAAGVVVSNHGGRQLESSPATLRALPEVVAAVDGRAEVLLDGGIRRGTDVIKAICLGARAVLIGRAFAYGLGAAGEAGVARALEIFKADLMRNLKLLGCGSVSALDRSYVNAPAWAAPAAERVMAAGRAF